A genomic segment from Pistricoccus aurantiacus encodes:
- the sdhA gene encoding succinate dehydrogenase flavoprotein subunit, whose product MSKLRNMTFDAIIIGGGGAGLRAGLELAKSGKNTAVLSKVFPTRSHTVSAQGGITCAIASADPNDDWRWHMYDTVKGSDYIADQDACEYLCSEGPKAVFELEHMGLPFSRFDNGRIYQRPFGGQSKNYGEGGQAARTCAAADRTGHALLHTLYQNNLKNNTTFLNEWYAVDLVKNGKGDVVGCIAMCIETGEVVHIKSKATVLATGGAGRIFASTTNALINTGDGIGMALRAGFPMQDMEMWQFHPTGIYGAGTLVTEGCRGEGGYLINKDGERFMERYAPNAKDLASRDVVARSMVMEVLEGRGGGEKNDHVFLKLDHLGEEVLGKRLPGIVELSKTFAHVDPAKDPIPVVPTCHYMMGGIPTNVHGQALLQDEKGNDKIINGLYACGEVACVSVHGANRLGGNSLLDLVVFGRAAGMFIEGALSEGIDYQDASESDIEASMKRMTRWNESDSGESVPELKATLQDIMQNDFGVFRKEENMQDGVKKLAELRERIANGYLDDKSNTFNTARVEAMELDNLMEVAEATAISALERKESRGAHSRYDYPDRDDVNWLKHSLYFPAEKKLGKRDVNFSPKTVDTFEPKIRTY is encoded by the coding sequence ATGTCAAAACTAAGAAACATGACATTCGATGCCATCATTATCGGTGGCGGCGGGGCAGGTCTGCGCGCCGGGTTGGAACTGGCCAAGTCCGGCAAGAATACTGCCGTGCTGTCCAAGGTCTTTCCGACTCGCTCCCATACGGTTTCTGCCCAGGGTGGAATCACCTGCGCCATCGCTTCCGCGGATCCCAATGACGACTGGCGCTGGCACATGTACGATACGGTGAAGGGTAGCGACTACATCGCCGACCAGGACGCCTGTGAATACCTGTGCTCCGAGGGCCCCAAGGCGGTATTCGAACTCGAACATATGGGCCTGCCGTTCTCGCGTTTCGATAATGGGCGTATCTACCAGCGTCCTTTCGGCGGCCAGTCGAAGAATTACGGTGAGGGCGGACAGGCGGCGCGTACCTGCGCCGCGGCGGATCGTACCGGCCACGCGCTTTTGCATACGCTTTACCAGAACAACCTGAAGAACAACACGACCTTTCTCAACGAATGGTACGCAGTGGATCTGGTCAAGAATGGCAAGGGCGATGTAGTGGGCTGTATCGCCATGTGCATCGAAACCGGCGAGGTCGTGCATATCAAGTCCAAGGCCACGGTACTCGCGACCGGCGGCGCGGGGCGTATCTTCGCTTCCACCACCAATGCCTTGATCAATACCGGTGACGGTATCGGGATGGCGCTGCGCGCCGGCTTCCCCATGCAGGACATGGAGATGTGGCAGTTCCATCCCACCGGGATCTACGGTGCGGGTACGCTGGTCACCGAAGGCTGTCGTGGTGAAGGCGGCTACCTGATCAACAAGGACGGCGAGCGTTTCATGGAGCGCTATGCGCCTAACGCCAAGGATCTGGCCAGCCGCGATGTGGTGGCTCGCTCCATGGTCATGGAAGTTCTCGAGGGTCGTGGCGGCGGCGAGAAGAACGACCACGTCTTCTTGAAGCTCGACCATCTGGGCGAGGAAGTGCTGGGCAAGCGCCTGCCGGGTATCGTCGAACTTTCCAAGACCTTTGCTCATGTGGACCCGGCCAAGGATCCCATTCCAGTCGTGCCGACCTGTCATTACATGATGGGTGGCATTCCTACCAACGTTCATGGCCAGGCACTGCTCCAAGACGAAAAAGGCAATGACAAGATCATCAACGGCCTGTATGCCTGTGGCGAAGTGGCCTGTGTCTCCGTGCACGGCGCCAATCGCCTGGGCGGCAACTCACTGCTCGATCTGGTGGTATTCGGACGCGCCGCGGGTATGTTCATCGAAGGCGCGCTCAGTGAGGGTATCGATTATCAGGACGCCTCGGAATCCGATATCGAAGCTTCCATGAAGCGCATGACCCGCTGGAACGAATCCGACAGCGGGGAGTCCGTGCCGGAACTCAAGGCCACCCTGCAGGACATCATGCAGAACGACTTCGGCGTCTTCCGTAAGGAAGAGAACATGCAGGACGGCGTCAAGAAGCTCGCCGAACTGCGTGAGCGTATCGCCAACGGCTACCTGGATGATAAGTCCAATACCTTCAATACCGCGCGGGTTGAGGCAATGGAGCTAGACAACCTGATGGAAGTGGCGGAGGCTACCGCCATCTCCGCGCTGGAGCGCAAGGAAAGCCGTGGCGCGCACTCGCGTTATGACTATCCGGATCGTGACGATGTCAACTGGTTGAAGCACTCGCTGTATTTCCCGGCGGAGAAAAAGCTGGGCAAGCGTGACGTCAATTTCTCGCCCAAGACTGTCGATACCTTCGAGCCGAAGATTCGCACCTACTAA
- the sdhD gene encoding succinate dehydrogenase, hydrophobic membrane anchor protein, whose amino-acid sequence MVTNVTNFSRSGVSDWLIQRVSAVVLALYTLFMVGYLLLHPHLDYFTWNGLFSQLWMRLFSLLAFISLAAHAWVGMWTVCTDYLHATGIRVAVQAVIILAIFVFLVWGIQVLWGA is encoded by the coding sequence ATGGTAACCAACGTCACTAACTTCAGTCGCAGCGGCGTCTCCGATTGGCTGATCCAGCGGGTCTCAGCGGTAGTGCTCGCTCTCTATACCCTGTTCATGGTGGGATATCTGCTGCTTCATCCGCATCTCGATTACTTCACTTGGAACGGCTTGTTTTCTCAGCTCTGGATGCGCCTCTTCTCGCTGCTGGCGTTCATTTCCCTGGCGGCGCATGCCTGGGTAGGGATGTGGACGGTCTGCACCGACTATCTGCATGCCACAGGAATACGGGTTGCCGTGCAAGCAGTGATCATTCTCGCGATTTTCGTTTTTCTGGTGTGGGGCATTCAAGTCCTGTGGGGAGCCTGA
- a CDS encoding succinate dehydrogenase iron-sulfur subunit yields MSMLQVSVYRYNPETDSAPYMQDFQVDTQGRDLMVLNVLQMIKEQDSSMSFRRSCREGVCGSDGMSMNGRNGLACVTPLSEVAKSNKLVLRPLPGLPVVRDLVIDMGIFYKQYERIQPYLQNDTTPPAIERLQSPEERDKLDGLYECILCACCSTSCPSFWWNPEKFVGPAGLLQAYRFLADSRDTATHERLSGLEDPFSVFRCRGIMNCVAVCPKGLNPTRAIGKIREMLVADAT; encoded by the coding sequence ATGTCTATGCTTCAGGTATCCGTTTATCGCTACAATCCGGAAACCGATTCTGCGCCCTACATGCAGGATTTCCAGGTGGATACACAGGGTCGGGATTTGATGGTTCTGAATGTCCTGCAGATGATAAAGGAGCAGGATAGCTCCATGTCGTTTCGACGTAGCTGCCGGGAAGGCGTGTGCGGCTCCGACGGCATGAGCATGAATGGCAGGAACGGTCTGGCTTGCGTGACACCGCTTTCCGAGGTGGCGAAAAGCAACAAGCTGGTGCTGCGTCCCTTACCGGGCCTGCCGGTCGTGCGCGATCTGGTAATCGACATGGGCATTTTCTACAAGCAGTACGAGCGCATTCAGCCATACTTGCAGAACGATACAACGCCGCCGGCCATCGAACGTCTTCAGTCTCCGGAAGAGCGCGACAAGCTGGACGGATTGTACGAGTGTATTCTCTGCGCCTGCTGTTCCACGTCCTGTCCGTCGTTCTGGTGGAATCCGGAGAAGTTCGTGGGTCCCGCGGGCTTGCTGCAGGCCTATCGTTTCCTCGCGGATTCCCGGGATACTGCGACTCACGAGCGTCTCTCGGGGCTCGAGGATCCATTCAGCGTGTTTCGTTGCCGTGGCATCATGAACTGCGTTGCGGTGTGCCCCAAGGGGCTCAATCCCACTCGAGCCATCGGCAAGATTCGGGAGATGCTTGTGGCGGATGCGACTTAA
- the sdhC gene encoding succinate dehydrogenase, cytochrome b556 subunit, translating to MNSKRPVNLDLSTIHFPLPAVTSIVHRVTGVLLFIGLIFVFWALDASLSSPEGFDSVRETLEGNLLAKLIAWGLLSALAYHFVAGIKHLIMDADIGVTLEGGVRKSQITVVVSAVLVVLAGVWVW from the coding sequence GTGAATAGCAAACGACCCGTAAATCTCGATCTTTCCACCATACACTTTCCTCTCCCTGCCGTGACGTCGATCGTTCATCGTGTCACCGGCGTACTTCTCTTCATTGGCCTCATTTTCGTTTTCTGGGCGCTGGATGCTTCGCTGTCCTCACCGGAGGGCTTCGATTCGGTTAGAGAAACGCTTGAAGGCAATCTTCTGGCCAAGTTGATCGCCTGGGGGCTTCTATCCGCTCTGGCGTATCATTTCGTGGCAGGAATCAAGCATTTGATCATGGATGCGGACATCGGCGTGACCCTCGAGGGCGGTGTTCGCAAGTCACAGATTACCGTGGTAGTCAGTGCGGTACTGGTGGTTCTGGCAGGAGTCTGGGTATGGTAA